Below is a genomic region from Bordetella pertussis 18323.
CGCTCTGGGACGATCTGTCAGGCTTGCCGCCCATCGTCGTGCACGCCGGCGCGCACGACATCACGCTGGACGACTCGCATACGCTGGCCGCACGCGTGCGCGCCGCCGGCGGGCAGGTGCAACTGCAGGTCTTTCCCGGCATGTGCCATCACTTCCAGATCTACGAAGCGCTGGCCGAAGCGCAGGAGTCGATCGACGCGCTGGGCCGCCATCTGCGGCAGGACTAGCGCCAGGCGGCGCGCAAGGCGCGCCGCTCCTCATGCCTGGACGATCAGCCCGCTATCGAGCGCGCCGGCCACGCGCTCGGGCGCCAGGCCCCATTCGTGCAGCACCTCGACCAAATGCGCGCCCACTGCGGGCGCGGCGGCGGGCTGGCGCGCCGGCGTGGCGCTCAGGCGCGGCGCCGGCGCCGGCTGCGTCACCCCCTCGACGTCGATATAGCCCGCGCGGGCCGCCGCATGCGGATGATGGGCGGCTTCGCGCCAATCCAGGACGGGCGTCACGCAGGCGTCGCTGTCCTCGAACAGCGCCGCCCAATGGTCGCGCGGCCGGGTGGCGAACAGCGCCGCCAGCCGCGCGCGCAAGGCCGGCCATTGGGCAGGATCGCGATCGTGGGTATACACGGCCGGGTCCAGGCCCAGCCGTTCGACCAGCAGGTCATGAAAGCGCCGTTCGACGCAGGCCACGGCCAGAAAGCGCCCGTCGGCGCAGGCATAGGTGGCGTAGAAATAGGCGCCGCCGTCCAGCAGGTTGCCCTCGCGCCGGTCGGACCAGCCGCCGCCGGCGCGAAAGCCCCAGAACATCGCAGCCAGCAGGCCCGCCCCGTCCACCATGGCGGCGTCGACGACCTGGCCCGGCGCCCCGCCACGCACCGCCAGCAAGGCGGCCAGCATGCCGAACGCCAGCAGCATGCCGCCGCCGAAATCCGCCACGTAGTTCAGCGGCACCGACGGCGGACGGTCGGCCGGCCCGATGGCGTGCAGCGCCCCGGTCAGGCCCAGGTAGTTCAGATCATGTCCGGCCTGGCGGGCCAGCGGTCCCTGCTGGCCCCAGCCCGTCATGCGCCCGTACACCAGCCGCGGCTGGCGCCGCAGGCATTCCTCGGGCGCCAGGCCCATGCGCTCCATCACGCCGGGCCGGAAACCTTCGATCAACCCATCGGCGGCGCCGACCAGCTCCAGCAGCAGATCGCTGGCGCCGGGCGCGCGCAGATCCAGCGCCAGCGAGCGGCGGCCGCGCGCCAGCACGTCGAAGCGGCTGTCCAGCAAGGGGAAGTCCCCCTTCCTGTGCGCCGCATGGACGCGCACCACGTCGGCCCCGTGATCGGCCAGCATCATGGCCGCGAACGGCGCCGGCCCCAGTCCCACCATTTCGATGATGCGCAAACCCTGTAAGGCCGGCGCCATGCCCTCTCCTTGCGCCGTCACTGCGGCGCGACCCTGACGGTCAGCCCTTCCAGCGCCGGCGCGACCGTAATCTGGCAGGAAAGACGCGACTCGGCGCGGACATCGTTGGCGAAGTCCAGCATGTCGCGCTCCATGTCGCCGGGTTCGCCCACGGCCTGCATCCATTCCTGTCCCACATGCACATGGCAGGTGGCGCAGGTGCACGCGCCGCCGCACTCGGCCGCGATGCCCGGCACATTGGCGCGCCGGGCGCACTCCATCAGGCTCAATCCGTCGTCCGCCTGGACGATGTGGCGAGCCTCATTGGAGGCGATGAAAATAATCGTTGTCATACGAGGCGTTCCCGTCGTGTATCAAGCGCCGCAGCCCATCCCGCCGGAGACGCCCAGCGCCTCGCCGGTGATGAAGCCGGCGGCTTCGGAGCATAAAAACGCAATCGCCGCGGCGACCTCCTCGGGCCGGCCCAGGCGGCGCAGCAGCGTCAACGCCTCCAGGTCGGCGCGCATCTGCGCGCCCGCGACGTCGACGGCGCGCGCCAGCATCGGCGTGTCGACCGGTCCAGGCAGCACGGCATTGGCGGTCACGCCGTAGCGCGCGTTCTCGCGCGCAATCGAGCGGGTGAATCCGAGCAGGCCCGCCTTGGCGGCGGCGTAGACCGCCCCGCCGCGCGAACCCAGGCGGCCCGCCTCGGACGACACATTGACGATGCGGCCGAAGCGCGCCGCCTGCATGCCGGGCAGCACGCCCAGCGTGAAGGCGAACGCACTCTCCAGGTTGACGGCCAGCAGCGCGCGCCAGTCCTGCGGGGTCGTCCGGGAAAAGAACGCGTGCTGGTCGGCGCCGACATTGTTGACCAGGATGTCGAACGGCGCGGCGCCGGCGCAGAATCCGGCCACCGCCTCGGCGTCCGTGGCGTCGAGCGCGACAAAGCGGGCGCCGGTGGCCTCGGCCACGCTGGCGCCCGCCTGCGCGTCGCGATCGCAGAACGTGACGCGCAGGCCGTCGCGGCATAGCTGCGCGACGGTGGCCGCGCCGATGCCGTTGGCGCCGCCGGTAACGAGCGCGTGCCGCGGCATCAGTGCCTCCGGAAAACCGGCTGGCGCTTCCCGATCACCGCCGCCAGCCCTTCCCGGCTGTCGGCCGTGGCCGACAGGGTCGATACGGTACGGGCCTCCTCGGGCAGGGCCCGTTCGACCTGCAGCGTGTTCCACAACAGGCGCTTGGTCGCCGCCTGCGCCAGCGGCGCTCCGGCGGCGTAGGTCGCGGCCAGGCGGGCTGCGCTCTCGTCCAGCTCGGCGTCGGCGACCACCTGGTTGACCAGGCCCATCTCGAGCGCCTCGTCGGCGCCCACCGTGCGGTTCGACAGCATCATTTCCATGGCGCGGCGAAAACCGATCAGATGCGGCAGGATGACCGAGCTGCCCGCGTCCGGCGCCATGCCCACGCGCGTGGCGCCGGCCAGGAACCTGGCGCCCTGCGCGGCGACGACGATGTCGGCCGCGCATACCAGGCCCAGGCCGCCGCCGCCGGCCGCGTAGCCCTGCACCTGCGCCACCACGACGGCGTCCAGCCTGATCAGCGCGCCGATGGCCATTTGCAGCCAGGCGGTCACTTCGCGCAGGAAGTCGCCCAGGCCCTCGCCCTTGCTGGCGAACTCGCGCACATCGCCGCCGGCGCAGAAATGCTTGCCCGCGCCGCGCAACAGCACCACGCGCACATCGGGCTCGCGGTGGCAGCGCATCACCGCTTCGTGGAAAGCCTTCATAAATTCGATATTCATGCCGTTGGCCGCATCGGGGCGGTTCAACGTGATGCGGGCCACATGGTCCGCATAGTCCAGCAGCACAGGACCCTCGCCAATCCAGGTCTCGGGGTTTGCAGTCGTCATCGTCATCTCCTCATACCAGGAAGGACAGGGTGAAAATCGGTTTGGCGCTATTGACCAGGGCAATCTTCTTGCGCACCAGGCGGAAGGCGCCATCGACCAGCCGGAGCCGGTACTCGTTGCGCGCGGCCCAATGCGTTTCGCCGCGCAGGTTGTCCTCGTAGATCAGCACATTGGCCAGCGCCGTCACTTCCTGCCCCGCGACATCGACGATCTCGATGTTGGAAATCAGGCGCGCCAGCGCCGAGCGCGGCGTCTGCGTATGGCGGCGGCCGGTCAGCAACTGTTCGATGCGGACACGGATGCGCGACCGGTTGTCGTAGATCACCGACATCTTCTGCTCGGGATCGATATCGTCGCCATTGGCCGGGATCCAGTAGATGGCGTCGTCCTCCCAGAGCGACTCCCAGCCCTGGTAGTCGTGCGTGTCCTGCAGCCGGGCCTCGTGATAGAGAAACTGCGACACCCGATGGTGCAGCGTCAGTTCGTCCAGCGCCTGCAGATCGTCAGCGGCCGGACGGGTTTCGGGACGTGCGGTCATCCGGATTACTCCTGCATCAGCTTGAAATAGTGGCGCCAGATCCCGCGCTGCGGGACCTCGTCGGTCGAATGCCCGACGGTGTAGCCGTTCTCGTCCTTGCGCTCGCGATGCAGGCCGCGGGTCAGCATCAGCCATTCGGGGTCGCGGATCTTCGCGCCGCGGTGGTTGCGCTCGTACATCTCCGTATCGTCGGCCAGCAACAGGCCGGCCGGCCCGACCGAACCCATGGTCTGCTGGCGCAGCCGGCGGTTGATGTCGGGCGCGTCCTTGAACTGCACCGCCGTCACGTGCTGGATGGTTTCCTCCACCGACACCGGCTGCAGCACGAAGATCTGGATCTCCGCGATGAACAGATTGGGGAAGATCATCGTGTGCGGCGAGCCGTCGATCATGATCTGGCGCGCCCGCTCGGCGCCGTAGGCCTGGTCCATCGCGACGGCGTAGTCCGCCATCCGCTCGACCGACGAGCCGAACCAGTACAGCGGCTTGTCGATGCGCCGCCACTCCGGCCGCAGATCGAACTCGGTATGGCCATTGCCGTAGTCGCGCGTCAGCGCGGTCGAATCCTTGCCGTAGAGATTGGCGATCGGACTGTTGGTGACCTGGAAGATGGAACCATGCACGAAACCGGGGTGGTAGCCGTCGGTCTCGTTCTCCAGCATGAACTTCCAGTTGGCCTTGGCCCGGTGCTGCAGGAACCCGGCGCGCAGGTCCAGCTCGCCGTTGGGCGAGTTGTCGCACAACTGGTCGATGGCGGCCTTGGCCCCGCCCAGGTGCTCGTCCAGGCTCGGGCCGGTTTCGGCGAACGATCCGAACACGAAGCCGCGATAGATGCCGATCCGCGCCACCTTGCCGAGCCCGACGCCGGCCTTGGAGGCGCCCTCGTAGCCGTCGGCCAGCGCGTACCCCATCAGGTCGCCGGTGTTCGAGAAAGTCCACGAGTGGTACGGGCACGTGAAAGTGCTGCGGTTGCCTTCCTTGTAGGCGCACAGCTGGTTGCCCCGGTGCGGACACTTGTTCAGCAACAGGCGGATCTCGCCGTCCCGGTCCCGCAGCAACAGCACGGGCGTCGTGCCGATGCTCTTGGTCACGTAGTCGTTCTTGTTGGGCACTTCGCTGACGTGACCCACGTATACCCAGGTCCTGTGCCAGATCTTGTCCAGCTCCTCCTGGAAGATCTCCGGATCGACGTACAGGCGGCTATTGATCCGCGTGGGCTCGATCAGCGCCCGGTAGTCGATCTCGTTCCTGATGAAAGACATCGCCCTCACCTCCGATGGTTTGTGAATTATTTAATAATCCGAATGATCGTTCGATTTATAAATGAGGAGGCGGCGGCATGTCAAGCACAGATTTTTATAACCAACCGACTATTCGGTTTTTACAACAATTTCCAGGAATCGAATCAGGGGAAACCATTAGGGCGTTTTCTTAAAATCACCTTAAAAGAAAACATATCCAATTGATTTATAAGTGTTTTTACAAAACACCAGGCCGCCGACAGGGTGTCGGAAAAGCGCGGAACCGGCTATAGCCAAGCCTCTCAAGCCCTGATAAATTACACGAACGGTTGTTCAATAATAGGCTCAGACCATATCGAGCCGCCACACAGGAGGAGTCATGAACACAAGCAAGGCAATCGTCGCGGGCTTGCTCGCACTGGGCTGCGCCCTGCCCGCCGCGGCCGAGATCCGGCTCGGCGCCTCGGTCTCGGCCACCGGCCCGGCCGGCATCCTGGGCGACCCCGAAGCCCGCACCCTGGAACTGCTCGTGCAGGAACTGAACGCGCGCGGCGGCG
It encodes:
- a CDS encoding CaiB/BaiF CoA transferase family protein is translated as MAPALQGLRIIEMVGLGPAPFAAMMLADHGADVVRVHAAHRKGDFPLLDSRFDVLARGRRSLALDLRAPGASDLLLELVGAADGLIEGFRPGVMERMGLAPEECLRRQPRLVYGRMTGWGQQGPLARQAGHDLNYLGLTGALHAIGPADRPPSVPLNYVADFGGGMLLAFGMLAALLAVRGGAPGQVVDAAMVDGAGLLAAMFWGFRAGGGWSDRREGNLLDGGAYFYATYACADGRFLAVACVERRFHDLLVERLGLDPAVYTHDRDPAQWPALRARLAALFATRPRDHWAALFEDSDACVTPVLDWREAAHHPHAAARAGYIDVEGVTQPAPAPRLSATPARQPAAAPAVGAHLVEVLHEWGLAPERVAGALDSGLIVQA
- a CDS encoding 2Fe-2S iron-sulfur cluster-binding protein, which gives rise to MTTIIFIASNEARHIVQADDGLSLMECARRANVPGIAAECGGACTCATCHVHVGQEWMQAVGEPGDMERDMLDFANDVRAESRLSCQITVAPALEGLTVRVAPQ
- a CDS encoding SDR family NAD(P)-dependent oxidoreductase, with the translated sequence MPRHALVTGGANGIGAATVAQLCRDGLRVTFCDRDAQAGASVAEATGARFVALDATDAEAVAGFCAGAAPFDILVNNVGADQHAFFSRTTPQDWRALLAVNLESAFAFTLGVLPGMQAARFGRIVNVSSEAGRLGSRGGAVYAAAKAGLLGFTRSIARENARYGVTANAVLPGPVDTPMLARAVDVAGAQMRADLEALTLLRRLGRPEEVAAAIAFLCSEAAGFITGEALGVSGGMGCGA
- a CDS encoding enoyl-CoA hydratase/isomerase family protein; this encodes MTMTTANPETWIGEGPVLLDYADHVARITLNRPDAANGMNIEFMKAFHEAVMRCHREPDVRVVLLRGAGKHFCAGGDVREFASKGEGLGDFLREVTAWLQMAIGALIRLDAVVVAQVQGYAAGGGGLGLVCAADIVVAAQGARFLAGATRVGMAPDAGSSVILPHLIGFRRAMEMMLSNRTVGADEALEMGLVNQVVADAELDESAARLAATYAAGAPLAQAATKRLLWNTLQVERALPEEARTVSTLSATADSREGLAAVIGKRQPVFRRH
- a CDS encoding aromatic-ring-hydroxylating dioxygenase subunit beta — protein: MTARPETRPAADDLQALDELTLHHRVSQFLYHEARLQDTHDYQGWESLWEDDAIYWIPANGDDIDPEQKMSVIYDNRSRIRVRIEQLLTGRRHTQTPRSALARLISNIEIVDVAGQEVTALANVLIYEDNLRGETHWAARNEYRLRLVDGAFRLVRKKIALVNSAKPIFTLSFLV
- a CDS encoding aromatic ring-hydroxylating oxygenase subunit alpha; this encodes MSFIRNEIDYRALIEPTRINSRLYVDPEIFQEELDKIWHRTWVYVGHVSEVPNKNDYVTKSIGTTPVLLLRDRDGEIRLLLNKCPHRGNQLCAYKEGNRSTFTCPYHSWTFSNTGDLMGYALADGYEGASKAGVGLGKVARIGIYRGFVFGSFAETGPSLDEHLGGAKAAIDQLCDNSPNGELDLRAGFLQHRAKANWKFMLENETDGYHPGFVHGSIFQVTNSPIANLYGKDSTALTRDYGNGHTEFDLRPEWRRIDKPLYWFGSSVERMADYAVAMDQAYGAERARQIMIDGSPHTMIFPNLFIAEIQIFVLQPVSVEETIQHVTAVQFKDAPDINRRLRQQTMGSVGPAGLLLADDTEMYERNHRGAKIRDPEWLMLTRGLHRERKDENGYTVGHSTDEVPQRGIWRHYFKLMQE